In one window of Cupriavidus necator N-1 DNA:
- a CDS encoding DJ-1/PfpI family protein: MAKKILMLVGDYAEDYETMVPFQALQMVGHTVHAACPDKQAGDACATAIHDFEGDQTYTEKRGHNFTLNATFAGIDPASYDALVIPGGRAPEYLRLNARVLEIVRHFAQADKPIAAVCHGAQLLAAAGVLEGKTCSAYPACAPEVKLAGGTYADIPVDQAHTDGNLVTAPAWPAHPAWLAQFLAVLGTRIVH; encoded by the coding sequence ATGGCAAAAAAGATTCTGATGCTGGTGGGCGACTACGCCGAAGACTACGAAACCATGGTGCCGTTCCAGGCACTGCAGATGGTCGGCCACACCGTCCACGCCGCCTGCCCGGACAAGCAGGCGGGCGACGCCTGCGCCACCGCCATCCATGACTTCGAGGGCGACCAGACCTACACCGAGAAACGCGGCCACAACTTCACCCTCAACGCGACCTTTGCCGGGATCGACCCCGCCAGTTACGACGCACTGGTCATCCCCGGCGGCCGCGCCCCGGAATACCTGCGTCTGAACGCGCGCGTGCTGGAGATCGTGCGCCACTTCGCCCAGGCGGACAAGCCGATCGCCGCGGTCTGCCACGGCGCCCAGCTGCTGGCCGCGGCAGGCGTGCTGGAAGGCAAGACCTGCTCAGCCTACCCAGCCTGCGCGCCCGAGGTGAAGCTGGCCGGCGGCACCTATGCCGATATTCCCGTCGACCAGGCCCATACCGACGGCAACCTCGTCACCGCCCCGGCCTGGCCCGCGCATCCGGCCTGGCTGGCGCAGTTCCTTGCCGTGCTGGGTACGCGGATCGTACATTAG
- a CDS encoding RNA polymerase factor sigma-54, which produces MKPSLQLRLSQHLALTPQLQQSIRLLQLSTLELQQEVEQALTENPLLERENDWIESPLRVAADGSVNLQSAPAPAPAEPQGNGEARADGAGDDDSYGDSGNGDDYGSGDWSLDDFARRPQGDEDEKTPMQLREAEPTLREYLMEQLTPLKISARDKGLAIFLIESLDDDGYLSASLEEICTELPEELEFEIDEVHAILTLLQSFDPPGVGARNAAECLALQLRRLTHPQRELALNIVSNHLELLAVRDYTRLKKALQVDEVALKSAHELIRSLAPYPGHAYSRPEADFVVPDVFVRKGGGGWIAQLNPDVMPRLRINDMYAQILRGAKGESGTAGLQQKLQEARWLIKNIQQRFDTILRVSQAIVERQKNFFSHGEIAMRPLVLREIADTLGLHESTISRVTTNKYMATPMGTFELKYFFGSHVSTETGGAASSTAIRALIKQLIGAEDPRNPLSDSRIAELLGEQGFVVARRTVAKYREALKIPAVNLRKSL; this is translated from the coding sequence ATGAAACCGTCGCTACAGCTCCGTCTTTCCCAGCATCTGGCCCTGACCCCGCAACTGCAGCAGTCGATCCGGCTGCTGCAGCTCTCCACGCTGGAACTGCAGCAAGAGGTCGAACAGGCGCTGACGGAAAACCCGCTGCTCGAGCGCGAGAACGACTGGATCGAAAGCCCGCTGCGCGTGGCGGCCGACGGCTCGGTCAACCTGCAGAGCGCACCGGCGCCCGCCCCGGCTGAGCCCCAGGGCAATGGCGAGGCTCGCGCCGACGGCGCGGGTGACGACGACAGCTATGGCGACAGCGGCAACGGCGACGACTACGGCAGCGGCGACTGGAGCCTGGACGACTTTGCCCGCCGCCCCCAGGGCGACGAGGATGAAAAAACGCCGATGCAGCTGCGCGAGGCCGAGCCCACGCTGCGCGAGTACCTGATGGAGCAGCTCACGCCGCTGAAGATCTCGGCGCGCGACAAAGGCCTGGCCATCTTCCTGATCGAATCGCTCGACGACGATGGCTACCTGAGCGCATCGCTTGAGGAGATCTGCACGGAGTTGCCGGAAGAACTCGAGTTCGAGATCGACGAAGTCCACGCCATCCTCACGCTGCTGCAGAGTTTCGACCCGCCCGGCGTGGGTGCGCGCAACGCCGCCGAGTGCCTGGCCCTGCAGTTGCGACGCCTGACGCACCCGCAACGCGAACTGGCGCTGAACATCGTTAGCAATCACCTGGAGTTGCTCGCAGTACGCGACTACACGCGGCTGAAGAAGGCGCTGCAGGTAGATGAAGTGGCACTGAAGTCCGCACACGAACTGATCCGCTCGCTGGCGCCCTACCCCGGCCATGCGTACAGCCGCCCGGAAGCGGATTTCGTGGTGCCGGACGTGTTCGTGCGCAAGGGTGGCGGCGGCTGGATCGCGCAGCTCAATCCGGATGTGATGCCGAGGCTGCGCATCAACGATATGTATGCCCAAATCCTGCGTGGCGCGAAGGGTGAGTCCGGCACGGCCGGACTGCAGCAAAAGCTGCAAGAGGCGCGCTGGCTGATCAAGAACATCCAGCAAAGGTTCGACACAATCCTGCGTGTCTCGCAGGCCATTGTCGAGCGTCAAAAGAACTTTTTCAGTCACGGCGAAATCGCCATGCGCCCCTTGGTTTTGCGGGAGATTGCCGATACACTGGGTTTACACGAGTCAACCATCTCCCGGGTGACGACCAATAAATACATGGCAACGCCGATGGGTACTTTCGAACTGAAGTACTTCTTCGGCAGCCACGTGTCCACCGAAACCGGTGGCGCGGCTTCATCAACGGCCATCCGCGCCTTGATCAAGCAACTGATAGGAGCCGAAGACCCGAGGAATCCCCTTTCCGACAGTCGCATTGCCGAACTGCTGGGTGAGCAAGGCTTTGTTGTTGCGCGCCGCACTGTTGCCAAGTATCGCGAAGCCCTGAAGATCCCCGCAGTCAATCTCCGCAAGTCTTTGTAG
- the lptB gene encoding LPS export ABC transporter ATP-binding protein, whose product MTDTATIADKPSVEASTVLPGGSTLVVRHLKKRYGSRTVVKDVSLDVKSGEVVGLLGPNGAGKTTSFYMIVGLVALDEGDIVLDGDHISGLPIHERARMGLSYLPQEASVFRKLNVEENIRAVLELQVSNGKPLPKTEIERRLDSLLDDLQIAHLRNNPALSLSGGERRRVEIARALASSPRFILLDEPFAGVDPIAVGEIQRIVSFLKARNIGVLITDHNVRETLGICDHAYIISEGTVLAAGQPEEIIANDAVRRVYLGENFRM is encoded by the coding sequence ATGACCGATACCGCAACCATCGCCGACAAGCCTTCCGTCGAAGCCTCCACCGTCCTTCCCGGCGGCAGCACGCTGGTCGTGCGCCACCTGAAGAAGCGCTATGGCTCGCGCACGGTGGTCAAGGACGTCTCGCTCGACGTGAAGAGCGGCGAGGTGGTCGGCCTGCTCGGGCCTAACGGCGCGGGCAAGACCACCTCGTTCTACATGATCGTGGGCCTGGTGGCGCTGGACGAAGGCGATATCGTGCTCGACGGCGACCACATCAGCGGCCTGCCGATCCACGAGCGCGCGCGCATGGGGCTGTCGTACCTGCCGCAGGAAGCCTCGGTGTTCCGCAAGCTCAACGTCGAAGAGAACATCCGCGCGGTGCTGGAGCTTCAGGTGAGCAACGGCAAGCCGCTGCCCAAGACCGAGATCGAGCGCCGCCTGGATTCGCTGCTCGACGACCTGCAGATCGCGCACCTGCGCAACAACCCGGCGCTGTCGCTGTCGGGCGGCGAGCGCCGCCGTGTGGAAATCGCGCGCGCGCTGGCGTCGTCGCCGCGCTTCATCCTGCTGGACGAACCCTTCGCCGGCGTGGACCCGATCGCCGTGGGCGAGATCCAACGCATCGTCAGTTTCCTCAAGGCACGCAATATCGGCGTGCTGATCACCGACCACAACGTGCGCGAGACGCTCGGCATCTGCGACCACGCCTACATCATCAGCGAAGGCACGGTGCTGGCCGCGGGCCAGCCCGAGGAAATCATCGCCAATGATGCAGTGCGGCGCGTCTACCTGGGCGAGAACTTCCGCATGTGA
- a CDS encoding KpsF/GutQ family sugar-phosphate isomerase, with the protein MIANFDADRALRLARDTLQTEADAVSALSGRLNGDFARAVLLILQCTGRVVVSGIGKSGHIGRKVAATLASTGTPAFFVHPAEASHGDLGMVTRDDVLIAFSNSGETGELLSIIPIVKRIGARLISVTGNPDSNLAKLADVHLDAAVEKEACPLNLAPTASTTAALALGDALAVAVLDARGFGEEDFARSHPGGALGRKLLTHVRDVMRTGNAVPEVRENTPLAQALMEITRKGMAMTAVVDPDGHAIGVFTDGDLRRLLETPRDWKTVPIGEVMHHNPHVVNENQLAVEAVQVMEANRINQLLVVDDDGRLTGALHIHDLTRAKVI; encoded by the coding sequence ATGATAGCCAATTTCGATGCGGATCGAGCACTCAGACTCGCCCGCGACACTCTCCAGACCGAAGCCGATGCGGTTTCCGCACTTTCCGGACGCCTGAACGGCGACTTTGCCCGTGCCGTGCTGCTGATCCTGCAATGCACCGGGCGCGTGGTCGTCTCGGGCATTGGCAAGTCCGGCCATATCGGACGCAAGGTTGCGGCCACGCTGGCCTCTACCGGCACGCCGGCGTTCTTTGTGCACCCGGCCGAAGCCAGCCACGGCGACCTGGGCATGGTCACGCGCGACGACGTGCTGATCGCCTTCTCCAATTCTGGCGAGACCGGCGAGCTGCTGTCGATCATCCCGATTGTCAAGCGCATCGGCGCGCGGCTGATCTCGGTCACCGGCAACCCCGACTCCAACCTGGCCAAGCTGGCCGACGTCCACCTGGACGCGGCGGTCGAGAAAGAAGCCTGCCCGCTGAACCTGGCGCCGACGGCCAGCACCACCGCGGCGCTGGCGCTCGGCGATGCGCTGGCAGTGGCGGTGCTGGATGCGCGCGGCTTTGGCGAGGAAGACTTCGCCCGCTCGCACCCCGGCGGCGCGCTCGGGCGCAAGCTTCTGACCCATGTGCGCGACGTGATGCGCACCGGCAACGCCGTGCCCGAGGTGCGTGAGAACACGCCGCTGGCCCAGGCGCTGATGGAAATCACCCGCAAGGGCATGGCCATGACCGCCGTGGTGGATCCGGACGGACACGCCATCGGCGTCTTCACCGACGGCGACCTGCGCCGCCTGCTGGAAACCCCGCGCGACTGGAAGACCGTGCCCATCGGCGAGGTCATGCACCACAACCCGCACGTGGTCAACGAGAACCAGCTCGCCGTCGAGGCGGTGCAGGTGATGGAAGCCAACCGCATCAACCAGCTGCTGGTGGTGGACGACGACGGCCGCCTGACCGGCGCGCTGCATATCCACGACCTGACCCGCGCCAAGGTCATCTGA
- the lptA gene encoding lipopolysaccharide transport periplasmic protein LptA produces the protein MTASLTTSSRRRTAPALLALAMAFGLLAQPALAERADRDKPMVLEADNASYDDVKQIYTLTGNVVLTKGTMILKSDAAELRTDPEGYQFAVATAKPGKQAYIRQKREGVDEYIDGWGDRIEYDGKQEYSKLIGNARMARLQGAKQVDEIRGAVLTYDSRKEFYTAAGGGSGDAAAANPSGRVRAVLSPRQDQKAGATGNGGSPLDLKTAPAPANKP, from the coding sequence ATGACTGCTTCCCTGACGACATCGTCCCGTCGACGCACCGCCCCGGCTCTGCTCGCCCTGGCCATGGCCTTCGGCCTGCTGGCCCAGCCCGCCCTGGCCGAGCGCGCGGACCGCGACAAGCCGATGGTGCTGGAGGCGGACAACGCCAGCTACGACGACGTCAAGCAGATCTATACGCTGACCGGCAACGTGGTGCTAACCAAGGGCACCATGATCCTGAAGTCCGACGCGGCCGAACTGCGCACCGACCCCGAGGGCTACCAGTTCGCGGTAGCCACCGCCAAGCCGGGCAAGCAGGCCTACATCCGCCAGAAGCGCGAAGGCGTCGACGAATACATCGACGGCTGGGGCGACCGCATCGAGTACGACGGCAAGCAGGAGTACTCCAAGCTGATCGGCAATGCCCGCATGGCGCGCCTGCAGGGCGCCAAGCAGGTCGATGAGATCCGCGGCGCGGTGCTGACCTACGACAGCCGCAAGGAGTTCTACACGGCCGCCGGCGGCGGCAGTGGCGACGCCGCGGCCGCCAATCCGTCCGGTCGCGTGCGCGCGGTGCTGTCGCCGCGCCAGGACCAGAAGGCCGGCGCCACGGGCAATGGCGGCTCGCCGCTGGACCTGAAGACGGCGCCCGCGCCTGCCAACAAACCCTGA
- the ptsN gene encoding PTS IIA-like nitrogen regulatory protein PtsN: MNRLAKLLPPGNITLDVSVTSKKRVFEQAGLLFENNHGVARAIVTDNLFARESLGSTGLGAGVAIPHGRIKGLKQPLAAFMRLAEPIPFESPDGKPVSLLIFLLVPEQATQQHLEILSEIAQLLSDRDMREGLATLPTPDAVHQLLIAWHP, from the coding sequence ATGAATCGTTTGGCCAAATTGCTGCCACCCGGCAACATCACCCTGGACGTCAGCGTCACCAGCAAGAAGCGTGTGTTCGAGCAGGCCGGGCTCCTCTTCGAGAACAACCATGGTGTGGCGCGCGCCATCGTGACGGACAACCTGTTCGCGCGCGAGTCGCTGGGATCCACCGGCCTGGGCGCCGGCGTGGCGATCCCGCACGGCCGCATCAAGGGCCTGAAGCAGCCGCTGGCCGCCTTCATGCGCCTGGCCGAGCCGATTCCGTTCGAATCGCCGGATGGCAAGCCGGTATCGCTGCTGATCTTCCTGCTGGTGCCCGAACAGGCTACGCAGCAGCACCTGGAAATCCTGTCAGAAATCGCGCAACTGCTTTCCGACCGCGACATGCGCGAAGGACTGGCCACGCTGCCGACGCCCGATGCCGTCCATCAGCTGCTGATCGCATGGCATCCCTGA
- a CDS encoding ribbon-helix-helix domain-containing protein, protein MCEIFIRANPASYQSQSRSLRLHGVATSIRLESLFWEVLEELARRDDMTVNQLITRLHDELTEHRGSEAVAGNFSSFLRVCCLRYLMLQGEGRIPADASVPIRSLDARAVLDNLPESWVEARPH, encoded by the coding sequence ATGTGTGAAATCTTTATCCGCGCCAATCCGGCGTCGTACCAAAGCCAGTCGCGCTCGCTGCGCCTGCATGGCGTGGCCACCAGCATCCGGCTCGAGAGCCTGTTCTGGGAAGTGCTGGAAGAACTGGCGCGACGCGACGACATGACCGTCAACCAGCTGATCACGCGCCTGCACGATGAACTGACCGAACATCGCGGCAGCGAGGCGGTGGCGGGCAATTTCTCGTCCTTCCTGCGTGTGTGCTGCCTGCGCTACCTGATGCTGCAAGGCGAGGGCCGCATCCCGGCCGATGCCAGCGTGCCGATCCGCTCGCTGGACGCACGCGCCGTGCTCGACAACCTGCCGGAATCCTGGGTCGAGGCGCGTCCGCACTGA
- a CDS encoding LysE family translocator has translation MPDLLLFLLTSIAVTVAPGPDNLQVLARGMAQGRRAGLVAALGFSVGCLFHTVIAAVGLAAVLRSSPLAFQLIKYAGAAYLIWIGIQALRAKGGLAQGGDVDAVPLGRVFRQSVLGNIMNPKVTLFFLVFLPQFVRADATHPGLQFLLLGVVFMLQTAVVFSLFGLCAGWLGAWLRRRPATGRWLDRAAGAIFVGLGIKVALP, from the coding sequence ATGCCTGACCTGCTGCTGTTCCTGCTGACTTCGATTGCCGTGACTGTGGCCCCGGGGCCCGACAACCTGCAGGTGCTGGCGCGCGGCATGGCGCAGGGCCGGCGCGCGGGGCTGGTGGCGGCACTGGGCTTTTCGGTCGGGTGCCTGTTCCACACCGTGATTGCGGCGGTGGGGCTGGCCGCGGTGCTGCGCTCGTCGCCGCTGGCGTTCCAGCTGATCAAGTACGCGGGCGCGGCCTACCTGATCTGGATCGGCATTCAGGCGCTGCGCGCAAAGGGCGGGCTGGCGCAGGGCGGTGATGTCGATGCGGTGCCGCTGGGGCGCGTGTTCCGCCAGAGCGTGCTCGGCAACATCATGAATCCCAAGGTGACGTTGTTCTTCCTGGTGTTCCTGCCGCAGTTCGTGCGCGCCGATGCCACGCACCCGGGGCTGCAGTTCCTGCTGCTGGGCGTGGTCTTCATGCTGCAGACGGCGGTGGTGTTCTCGCTGTTCGGGCTGTGCGCCGGCTGGCTGGGCGCCTGGCTGCGCCGCCGCCCGGCCACCGGCCGCTGGCTGGACCGCGCCGCCGGGGCGATCTTCGTCGGTCTGGGGATCAAGGTCGCGCTGCCCTGA
- the lptC gene encoding LPS export ABC transporter periplasmic protein LptC, with translation MQALLASLSGIVMRLLPLLLMAFVAGSTFWLVQINSPKEDLAAQSTKKHEPDYFMDRFSATELAPDGSTKIRFTGERMVHFEDDQTYEVTRPAMRAYEPDRPPVTARADMGRMNAEGSVIDLYGNGFVMRQQGVDVSKDPQLTAASSYFQLLINDDIVKTDKPVKLTRGPSVMTANGLIFNNVTREVQLLGNVRGTIITGPSPGRAPGS, from the coding sequence ATGCAGGCACTCCTCGCCTCCCTCAGCGGCATCGTCATGCGGCTGCTGCCGCTGCTGCTGATGGCCTTCGTGGCGGGCAGCACGTTCTGGCTGGTCCAGATCAACTCCCCCAAGGAAGACCTGGCCGCGCAAAGCACCAAGAAGCATGAGCCTGATTACTTCATGGACCGCTTCTCGGCCACCGAGCTGGCGCCGGACGGCAGCACCAAGATCCGCTTCACCGGCGAGCGCATGGTCCATTTCGAGGACGACCAGACCTACGAAGTGACCCGGCCCGCCATGCGCGCGTACGAGCCGGACCGCCCGCCGGTCACCGCCCGCGCCGATATGGGCCGCATGAACGCCGAGGGCTCGGTGATCGACCTGTACGGCAACGGCTTCGTCATGCGCCAGCAGGGCGTGGACGTGTCCAAGGACCCGCAGCTGACCGCCGCATCCAGTTATTTCCAGCTGCTGATCAATGACGACATCGTCAAGACCGACAAGCCAGTCAAGCTGACGCGCGGCCCGTCGGTGATGACCGCCAACGGCCTGATCTTCAACAACGTCACGCGCGAAGTACAATTGCTCGGCAATGTACGCGGCACCATCATCACCGGGCCGTCCCCAGGCCGCGCGCCGGGGTCCTGA
- a CDS encoding monovalent cation:proton antiporter-2 (CPA2) family protein — MHSPLELTLVLLAAAVFGVVAFRMLQLPPMLGYLAVGILIGPHALGLASDTAQTKYLAEFGVVFLMFSIGLEFNLTKLRSMKRLVFGLGGSQVVLSMLAVVPASWAFNWLFPLSWQASVALGGALAMSSTAIVSKMLSERMELESEHGRNIISILLFQDLAVVPLLIVIPALSRDPGDLMVALGLATVKIVVALGAIFFLGQRLMSRWFHVVAARRSQELFMLNLLLVTLGMAALTERLGLSMALGAFMAGMLISETPYRHQVEEDIKPFRDVLLGLFFVTIGMLLNIRVVLDHVWLVLALLVVPVLFKLVLIALLARVFGSRQGVAIRTGLGLAQAGEFGFVLLNQIDGLNLVDPVLIQVILASMLLSMLAAPFLIQYSDAIVLRFTANEWLMQSLNMTRIAAQSLQTEKHAIICGFGRSGQNLAHMLEREGINYVALDLDPDRVREAAAAGDTVVYGDAGRREALIAAGIHRAAALIVTYANTPSALKVLHHVQELAPALPVIVRTVDDSELDTLQKAGATEVVPEIIEGSLMLASHALVLLGVPMRRVVRGVQQARDARYSLLRGYFHGRDDDEDMVERDSVRLHSVSLGPQSTAVGRRLGVLGLERIGVEVTAVRRRGIRAFDPEPETVLEPGDIVVLRGPPEALEAAETRILNG; from the coding sequence ATGCATTCTCCGCTGGAACTGACCCTGGTGCTGCTGGCCGCCGCCGTCTTCGGCGTGGTCGCATTCCGCATGCTGCAGCTGCCACCGATGCTGGGCTACCTGGCCGTTGGCATCCTGATCGGCCCGCATGCGCTGGGGCTGGCCAGCGACACCGCGCAGACCAAGTACCTAGCCGAATTCGGCGTGGTCTTCCTGATGTTCTCGATCGGGCTGGAGTTCAACCTGACCAAGCTGCGCTCGATGAAGCGGCTGGTGTTCGGCCTGGGCGGCTCGCAGGTGGTGCTGTCGATGCTGGCGGTGGTGCCGGCCAGCTGGGCTTTCAACTGGCTGTTCCCGCTGTCCTGGCAGGCGTCGGTGGCGCTGGGCGGGGCGCTGGCGATGTCTTCCACCGCGATCGTCTCCAAGATGCTGTCCGAGCGCATGGAGCTAGAAAGCGAGCACGGCCGCAATATCATCAGCATCCTGCTGTTCCAGGATCTGGCGGTGGTGCCGCTGCTGATCGTGATCCCGGCGCTGTCGCGCGATCCGGGCGACCTGATGGTGGCGCTGGGCCTGGCCACGGTCAAGATCGTGGTGGCCCTGGGCGCCATCTTCTTCCTCGGCCAGCGCCTGATGAGCCGCTGGTTCCACGTGGTGGCGGCGCGCCGTTCGCAGGAACTGTTCATGCTGAACCTGCTGCTGGTGACGCTGGGCATGGCGGCGCTGACCGAGCGGCTGGGCCTGTCGATGGCGCTGGGCGCCTTCATGGCGGGCATGCTGATCTCCGAGACGCCCTACCGCCACCAGGTGGAAGAGGACATCAAGCCGTTCCGCGACGTGCTGCTGGGGCTGTTCTTCGTCACCATCGGCATGCTGCTCAATATCCGCGTAGTGCTGGATCACGTATGGCTGGTGCTGGCGCTGCTGGTGGTGCCGGTGCTGTTCAAGCTGGTGCTGATCGCGCTGCTGGCGCGGGTCTTCGGCTCGCGCCAGGGGGTGGCCATCCGCACCGGGCTGGGGCTCGCGCAGGCCGGCGAATTCGGTTTCGTGCTGCTGAACCAGATCGACGGCCTGAACCTGGTCGACCCGGTGCTGATCCAGGTGATCCTGGCGTCGATGCTGCTGTCGATGCTGGCCGCGCCATTCCTGATCCAGTACAGCGACGCCATCGTGCTGCGCTTTACCGCCAACGAATGGCTGATGCAGTCGCTGAACATGACCCGCATCGCCGCGCAGAGCCTGCAGACCGAGAAACACGCCATCATCTGCGGCTTCGGCCGCAGCGGGCAGAACCTGGCGCACATGCTGGAGCGCGAGGGCATCAACTACGTGGCGCTGGACCTGGACCCCGACCGCGTGCGCGAGGCCGCCGCGGCCGGCGATACCGTGGTCTACGGCGACGCCGGCCGGCGCGAGGCGCTGATCGCCGCCGGCATCCACCGCGCCGCCGCCCTGATCGTCACCTATGCCAACACTCCATCGGCGCTCAAGGTGCTGCACCACGTGCAGGAGCTGGCGCCGGCGCTGCCGGTGATCGTGCGCACGGTGGACGATTCAGAGCTCGACACGCTGCAGAAGGCCGGCGCCACCGAAGTGGTGCCCGAGATCATCGAGGGCAGCCTGATGCTGGCCTCGCACGCGCTGGTGCTGCTGGGCGTGCCGATGCGCCGGGTGGTGCGCGGCGTGCAGCAGGCGCGCGACGCGCGCTACAGCCTGCTGCGCGGCTATTTCCACGGCCGCGACGATGATGAGGACATGGTCGAGCGCGATTCGGTGCGGCTGCACTCCGTGTCGCTCGGGCCGCAATCCACGGCGGTGGGGCGGCGCCTTGGCGTGCTGGGGCTGGAGCGCATCGGCGTGGAAGTGACCGCGGTGCGCCGGCGCGGCATCCGCGCCTTCGACCCGGAGCCCGAGACAGTGCTGGAACCGGGCGACATCGTAGTGCTGCGCGGCCCGCCCGAGGCGCTGGAAGCGGCAGAGACGCGCATCCTGAACGGCTGA
- a CDS encoding adenine phosphoribosyltransferase: MADSIIQSPELGDVTGYLRERIRTVPDWPMPGVMFRDITPLLQNPKTLRVLIDVFVHRYMDAQLDLVAGIDARGFILGAIVAYELNLGFVPIRKKGKLPFQTVAEEYELEYGSATVEIHADACKAGDRVLLVDDLIATGGTMMAGRKLLERLGATVVEGAAIVDLPELGGSKLLQDGGLPLFTVCKFEGH; encoded by the coding sequence ATGGCAGATTCCATCATCCAGTCCCCCGAGCTCGGCGACGTCACCGGCTACCTGCGCGAGCGCATCCGCACCGTGCCGGACTGGCCCATGCCGGGCGTGATGTTCCGCGACATCACCCCGCTGCTGCAGAATCCCAAGACGCTGCGCGTGCTGATCGATGTCTTTGTGCACCGCTACATGGATGCGCAGCTCGACCTGGTGGCGGGCATCGACGCGCGCGGCTTTATCCTGGGCGCGATCGTCGCGTATGAGCTGAACCTGGGCTTTGTGCCGATCCGCAAGAAGGGCAAACTGCCGTTCCAGACCGTGGCCGAGGAGTACGAGCTGGAATACGGCAGCGCCACCGTCGAGATCCATGCCGACGCCTGCAAGGCCGGCGACCGCGTGCTGCTGGTCGACGACCTGATCGCCACCGGCGGCACCATGATGGCCGGGCGCAAGCTGCTGGAGCGCCTGGGCGCGACGGTGGTGGAGGGCGCCGCCATCGTCGACCTGCCCGAACTGGGCGGCTCGAAGCTGCTGCAGGACGGCGGGCTGCCGCTGTTCACCGTGTGCAAGTTTGAAGGTCACTGA
- the hpf gene encoding ribosome hibernation-promoting factor, HPF/YfiA family: MNFKISGHHLDITPPLREYVETKLERIVRHFDQVIGVSVLLSVDNHKEKDRRQYAEINLHLKGKDIFVEAHHEDLYAAIDALVDKLDRQVIRYKDRVQGHDREAVKYQMAAAQMQQ; this comes from the coding sequence ATGAACTTCAAGATCAGTGGACACCACCTGGACATCACGCCCCCTCTGCGTGAGTACGTGGAAACGAAGCTGGAGCGAATCGTCAGGCATTTCGATCAGGTCATTGGCGTTAGCGTGCTGCTCTCTGTCGACAACCACAAGGAAAAGGACCGGCGTCAGTACGCGGAAATTAATCTACATCTCAAGGGCAAGGACATCTTTGTCGAGGCGCATCACGAAGACCTATATGCAGCGATCGACGCACTCGTCGACAAGCTGGACCGTCAGGTGATCCGCTACAAGGATCGCGTGCAAGGCCACGACCGCGAAGCGGTCAAGTACCAGATGGCCGCAGCGCAAATGCAGCAATGA